The Pseudomonadota bacterium genome contains the following window.
CGCCTACTATCAGGTAAAAGAACGCGCCGTGAGTGCTGGTCGTCAGGGTGAGGCCTTCTCGGATAAGCGCCACCCACTCGACGCCCTGAAAGAGCACAAAGAACGATCCCAGGAGAATCGAAAGCAACAGTGGTCGCCGAGCCGCGCCTGGTCTACTGGCGAATCCGCGATGTGCCAGAACCATGAAGAGGCCGCTCAGCAGCAGGGCGGCGGTATTGAAGGCCGTCTCCTGCACCGGCAGTCGCGGCTGACCCGGTGGCGGCCAGCCGCCTATCGCAGTTGTCTTGCCGATCGTGAAGGCGCTGATCAGCCCCGCGAAGAACATCGCCTCCGCAATGATGAAGATCACCATCGCGATCACACCGTTGGAAGCGAGTTGATACCGGCGCGGTCCGGGCCCTCCGCCTC
Protein-coding sequences here:
- a CDS encoding cytochrome c oxidase subunit 3, which gives rise to METRAARGEGEPDFLKSLRPPYRSYPTGGGGPGPRRYQLASNGVIAMVIFIIAEAMFFAGLISAFTIGKTTAIGGWPPPGQPRLPVQETAFNTAALLLSGLFMVLAHRGFASRPGAARRPLLLSILLGSFFVLFQGVEWVALIREGLTLTTSTHGAFFYLIVGAHALHAVAAIAALIYIYTRLIGGRSTPSEFKTAGLFWYFVVGLWPILYWRVYL